Proteins from a single region of Methanoculleus horonobensis:
- a CDS encoding DNA-directed DNA polymerase II large subunit: MEVSPAIARYFDELGAGLEAAMRLAAAARTRGLDPRTEIEIPVASDLADRVEALLGYKGIAARIRELEAEMSREEAALKIGDDFVARKFGETTPEEILDHAIRGAMALLTEGVVAAPTEGIGKVSLGKNDDGTEYLKIYYAGPIRSAGGTAQALSVLVGDYVRQALGINRYIPRPEEVERYIEEIRQYNNIMSLQYLPSEKELRTIIENCPVCIDGEPTEQQEVSGYRNLERVETNTVRGGMALVVAEGLALKAPKVLKNVRKMKMEGWDWIEEMISGGPKSDDDDASAAIKPKDKYIRDLIGGRPVFSYPMRKGGFRLRLGRARNTGFAAAGFNPATLHILGDFLAVGTQMKVERPGKAAGVVPVDSIQGPTVKLRSGEVCRVDDAAEARRLAGQVDEILDVGEMLVSFGEFMENNHPLMPPAYCEEWWMLEGGPRHPENELEAIEFALDGAPLHPDHTYMWDDVAPADIARLAEAVSAGGTIEDGVLMIRNTPETKAVLEEILVPHHLSGDRLAIREHLVFLACLGLTLQLTKRPAWQDAPMENSLDLVMHLSGFTVRSRAGTRIGGRMGRPGKSKPREMRPPPHSLFPIGDDGGARRSFQAACSSKPRSNTDGGVIEAEVGERQCPACGAFTYKNLCECGAHTNPVFRCPKCGKDVGQAICPRCNMPTVCLQKVTINVKAEYLAAMESLGVRESSVALLKGVKGLISRERPVEPIEKGILRALQNLYVFKDGTVRYDMIDLPLTHFRPDEVGVPIERLRELGYTHDTYGRELVSDDQVLELRHQDILVSQDCGEWLVRVAKFVDDLLVRLYGLEPFYKAEKPLDLVGHLLMGLAPHTSAGVLVRLIGFSKAPVGYGHPFFHAAKRRNCFAGDTEITVSDGRGWTTMPIRQFVTESFDLSKPGLDHVGTFYSDPKQPFYVRSIDSQGKTSVKKVTSVSVHRAPAHLVRFVTGRGKILTVTPDHAMLVWDTDYLRKVKALEVAVGDRVPVEEGGLVVADEVVSRETVQALDDRVYCLTVAENHTLVANGIFCGQCDGDEDCVMLLLDGLINFSRAYLPETRGGTMDAPLVLTTRIDPAEVDKESHNVDVCDHYPIEVYNGCLAYAHPKDLDAFVDRVERRLGTPAQCEGFSFTHQTSNISAGPLESTYTRLGSMLDKLEAELDLAKRIRAVDEDDVAERVLNTHFIRDLQGNLNAFSKQKVRCMKCNAKYRRMPLAGKCTRCGGNVIPTVHEGSVKKYLEMSRNICATYAISDYTKQRVEVLFMQIESTFGEPPEKQLGLADFM, translated from the coding sequence ATGGAGGTCTCGCCTGCTATCGCCCGGTACTTCGACGAACTCGGGGCAGGGCTCGAGGCTGCGATGCGGCTTGCCGCCGCCGCACGCACCCGGGGGCTCGATCCGAGAACGGAGATCGAGATCCCGGTGGCAAGCGACCTCGCCGACCGTGTCGAAGCGCTCCTCGGCTACAAAGGGATCGCGGCCCGGATACGGGAGCTCGAGGCGGAGATGTCCCGCGAAGAGGCGGCGCTCAAGATCGGCGACGATTTCGTGGCCCGGAAGTTCGGCGAGACCACGCCGGAGGAGATCCTCGACCACGCCATCAGGGGAGCGATGGCGCTCCTGACGGAGGGCGTGGTTGCCGCCCCGACGGAGGGGATCGGGAAGGTCAGTCTCGGGAAGAACGACGACGGGACGGAGTACCTGAAGATCTACTACGCGGGCCCCATCCGGAGCGCGGGCGGGACGGCGCAGGCACTCTCGGTGCTGGTGGGCGACTACGTGCGCCAGGCGCTCGGGATCAACCGCTACATTCCCCGCCCGGAGGAGGTGGAGCGCTACATCGAGGAGATCCGGCAGTACAACAACATCATGAGCCTCCAGTATCTCCCGAGCGAGAAGGAACTCCGGACGATCATCGAGAACTGCCCGGTCTGCATCGACGGCGAGCCGACGGAGCAGCAGGAGGTGAGCGGCTACCGGAACCTGGAGCGGGTGGAGACGAACACCGTCCGGGGCGGGATGGCGCTCGTCGTCGCGGAAGGGTTGGCGCTGAAGGCCCCGAAAGTCTTAAAAAACGTCCGCAAGATGAAGATGGAGGGCTGGGACTGGATCGAGGAGATGATCAGCGGCGGCCCGAAGAGCGACGACGACGATGCGAGCGCTGCGATCAAGCCGAAAGACAAGTACATCCGCGACCTGATCGGCGGCCGGCCGGTCTTTTCCTACCCGATGCGGAAGGGCGGGTTCCGGCTGCGCCTCGGCCGGGCGCGGAACACCGGGTTTGCGGCCGCAGGCTTCAACCCGGCGACGCTGCACATCCTCGGTGACTTCCTCGCGGTCGGGACGCAGATGAAGGTCGAGCGGCCGGGGAAGGCTGCGGGGGTCGTGCCGGTCGACTCGATCCAGGGGCCGACGGTCAAACTCCGGAGCGGGGAGGTGTGCCGGGTGGACGACGCGGCGGAGGCCCGGCGGCTCGCGGGGCAGGTGGACGAGATCCTGGACGTCGGCGAGATGCTGGTCAGTTTTGGGGAGTTCATGGAGAACAACCACCCGCTGATGCCCCCGGCCTACTGCGAGGAGTGGTGGATGCTCGAGGGCGGCCCCCGCCACCCGGAGAACGAACTCGAAGCGATCGAGTTCGCGCTCGACGGGGCTCCGCTCCATCCCGACCACACCTACATGTGGGACGACGTCGCCCCGGCCGATATAGCCCGCCTCGCGGAAGCGGTCAGCGCCGGCGGGACGATCGAGGACGGGGTGCTGATGATCCGAAACACCCCCGAGACGAAGGCGGTCCTCGAGGAGATCCTGGTGCCCCACCACCTCTCGGGTGACCGGCTGGCGATCCGCGAGCACCTGGTCTTCCTCGCCTGCCTCGGGCTGACGCTGCAACTGACGAAGCGGCCGGCGTGGCAGGACGCGCCGATGGAGAACTCGCTCGATCTGGTGATGCACCTCTCGGGCTTTACGGTGCGCTCGCGGGCGGGAACCCGGATCGGCGGCCGGATGGGGCGGCCGGGGAAGTCGAAGCCGCGGGAGATGCGCCCGCCGCCTCACTCCCTCTTTCCGATCGGCGACGACGGCGGCGCCCGCCGGTCGTTCCAGGCGGCCTGCTCCTCGAAGCCCCGGTCGAACACCGACGGGGGGGTGATCGAGGCGGAGGTCGGGGAGCGGCAGTGCCCCGCCTGCGGCGCCTTCACCTACAAGAACCTCTGTGAGTGCGGGGCGCACACGAACCCGGTCTTCCGGTGCCCGAAGTGCGGCAAGGACGTCGGCCAGGCCATCTGCCCCCGGTGCAACATGCCGACGGTCTGCCTCCAGAAGGTCACGATCAACGTGAAGGCGGAGTATCTGGCGGCGATGGAGAGCCTCGGGGTGCGCGAGTCCTCGGTCGCGCTCTTAAAGGGCGTGAAAGGGCTGATCTCGCGCGAGCGGCCGGTGGAGCCGATCGAGAAGGGGATCCTCCGGGCGTTGCAGAACCTTTATGTCTTCAAGGACGGCACCGTCCGCTACGATATGATCGACCTTCCCCTGACCCATTTCCGGCCGGACGAGGTCGGTGTCCCGATCGAGCGGCTCCGGGAGCTCGGCTACACCCACGACACCTACGGCCGGGAACTCGTCTCGGACGACCAGGTGCTGGAACTTCGCCACCAGGACATCCTGGTCTCGCAGGACTGCGGCGAGTGGCTCGTCCGGGTGGCGAAGTTCGTCGACGATCTCCTGGTGCGGCTGTACGGGCTCGAACCGTTCTATAAGGCGGAGAAGCCGCTCGACCTGGTCGGCCACCTCCTGATGGGGCTTGCCCCGCACACGAGCGCCGGGGTTCTCGTCCGGTTGATCGGGTTCTCGAAGGCCCCGGTCGGCTACGGCCACCCGTTCTTCCACGCGGCGAAACGGCGGAACTGTTTCGCAGGCGATACGGAGATCACCGTCTCCGACGGCCGGGGGTGGACGACGATGCCGATCCGGCAGTTCGTGACGGAGAGCTTCGATCTCTCGAAGCCGGGGCTTGACCACGTGGGAACGTTCTACTCCGATCCGAAGCAGCCGTTCTACGTCAGGAGCATCGATTCGCAGGGGAAGACTAGCGTCAAAAAGGTGACGTCCGTCTCCGTCCACCGCGCCCCGGCGCACCTCGTCCGGTTCGTAACAGGCCGGGGGAAGATCCTCACGGTGACGCCCGACCACGCGATGCTGGTCTGGGACACGGATTATCTCCGGAAGGTCAAGGCGCTCGAGGTCGCGGTCGGCGACCGCGTCCCGGTGGAGGAGGGCGGGCTCGTCGTGGCGGACGAGGTCGTCTCCCGCGAGACGGTGCAGGCGCTCGACGACCGGGTCTACTGCCTGACGGTTGCCGAGAACCACACCCTCGTCGCGAACGGGATCTTCTGCGGGCAGTGCGACGGCGACGAGGACTGCGTGATGCTCCTCCTCGACGGCCTGATCAACTTCTCCCGTGCCTACCTCCCCGAGACCCGGGGCGGGACGATGGACGCACCGCTCGTCCTGACGACCCGGATCGACCCGGCGGAGGTCGACAAGGAGAGCCACAACGTCGACGTCTGCGACCACTACCCGATCGAGGTCTACAACGGCTGTCTCGCCTACGCCCACCCCAAAGACCTCGATGCGTTCGTCGACCGGGTGGAGCGGCGGCTCGGGACCCCGGCGCAGTGTGAGGGGTTCTCTTTCACCCACCAGACATCGAACATCTCGGCGGGGCCGCTCGAGTCCACCTACACGAGGCTCGGGTCGATGCTCGACAAACTCGAGGCGGAGCTCGATCTCGCGAAGAGGATCCGGGCGGTTGACGAGGACGATGTTGCCGAACGGGTCTTGAACACCCACTTCATCCGCGACCTCCAGGGCAACCTGAACGCGTTCTCCAAACAGAAAGTCCGGTGCATGAAGTGCAACGCGAAGTACCGGCGGATGCCGCTCGCGGGGAAGTGCACCCGCTGCGGCGGCAACGTCATCCCGACCGTCCACGAGGGCTCGGTGAAGAAGTACCTGGAGATGTCGCGCAACATCTGTGCGACCTACGCGATATCGGACTACACGAAGCAGCGGGTGGAGGTGCTCTTCATGCAGATCGAGTCGACCTTCGGCGAGCCCCCGGAGAAGCAACTGGGGCTCGCGGATTTCATGTAG
- a CDS encoding CheB methylesterase domain-containing protein: MDYHVSLPRDGRTIVVIGSSTGGARTLEVVFSQFPLVDAAVILVQHMPHTMNNALCRHIEEISFMKVRIPEDGEEIEHGKIYVAPSDVHLKLVENRTISLFDDAKVQYVRPSIDVAMMSLERRGSDRFAGVILSGMGSDGAEGIRHIKSIGGATFAQALRTCAIHYMPRAAFATGRVDQMLPPEGIRENLIRFAGIL; encoded by the coding sequence ATGGATTATCACGTATCTCTTCCCCGGGATGGGCGGACGATCGTCGTCATCGGTTCGTCGACCGGAGGGGCGCGGACGCTGGAGGTCGTCTTCTCCCAGTTCCCGCTTGTCGATGCCGCCGTCATCCTCGTCCAGCACATGCCGCACACCATGAACAACGCGCTTTGCCGCCATATCGAAGAGATCTCTTTCATGAAGGTCAGGATTCCGGAGGACGGCGAAGAGATCGAGCACGGCAAGATCTACGTGGCTCCAAGCGACGTCCACTTAAAACTCGTCGAAAACCGGACGATCAGCCTCTTCGACGATGCGAAGGTGCAGTACGTCAGGCCCTCGATCGACGTCGCGATGATGTCGCTTGAACGGCGCGGCAGCGACCGGTTTGCCGGGGTGATCCTCTCGGGGATGGGAAGCGACGGTGCCGAGGGGATCCGCCACATCAAGTCCATCGGAGGGGCCACATTCGCGCAGGCTCTCCGGACATGCGCCATCCACTACATGCCCCGCGCCGCGTTCGCGACCGGGCGGGTGGATCAGATGCTTCCGCCGGAAGGAATCCGCGAGAATCTCATCAGGTTCGCCGGAATCCTCTGA
- a CDS encoding response regulator, with product MAEESSRRIMVVDDDVFILEVMEELLEPEGIGVVAAESGDACIAELANGFRGVILMDIMMPRKDGWETIQEMIDGDLMEGNVIAMLTAKDVPDAELDSLKEHVIDYITKPFEADEIVALVKGYLNYLP from the coding sequence ATGGCGGAGGAATCGAGCAGGCGGATAATGGTCGTCGACGACGACGTCTTCATCCTCGAGGTGATGGAGGAACTCCTCGAACCGGAGGGGATCGGGGTCGTCGCCGCGGAGAGCGGCGATGCATGTATCGCAGAACTCGCGAACGGGTTCCGGGGCGTCATCCTGATGGACATCATGATGCCCCGAAAGGATGGATGGGAGACGATCCAGGAGATGATCGACGGCGATCTCATGGAGGGGAACGTCATCGCGATGCTCACTGCAAAGGATGTCCCGGACGCAGAACTGGACTCCCTCAAGGAGCACGTCATCGATTACATCACGAAACCGTTTGAGGCGGACGAGATCGTGGCCCTCGTGAAAGGGTACCTCAATTACCTGCCGTAA